A single genomic interval of Cucumis sativus cultivar 9930 chromosome 5, Cucumber_9930_V3, whole genome shotgun sequence harbors:
- the LOC101210245 gene encoding protein PLASTID REDOX INSENSITIVE 2, chloroplastic — protein MAWTTTSPSFNLLPSLFFPFHKPSLPPSFFSNNPSTPLRLSPTLTLPSSSFPTHICTAAEYKFPDPIPEFAVAETEKFRAHLLQKLSKRDIYGDSLQQVVGICTEIFNTFMHTEYGGPGTLLVLPFIDMSDAINERGLPGGPQAARAAVKWAQDHVDKDWNQWTGDDAT, from the exons ATGGCGTGGACTACAACATCTCCTTCTTTCAATCTCCtcccttctcttttcttccctttccaTAAACCCTCTCTTCCACCATCCTTCTTCTCTAATAACCCTTCAACCCCTCTTCGCCTCTCCCCCACCCTCACACTaccctcctcctccttcccAACCCACATTTGCACCGCCGCTGAATACAAATTCCCCGACCCAATTCCCGAATTCGCCGTCGCC GAGACCGAGAAGTTCAGGGCTCATCTCCTACAAAAGCTCTCTAAGAGAGATATTTACGGGGATTCACTTCAACAGGTCGTCGGAATATGCACTGAG ATATTCAATACCTTTATGCATACCGAGTATGGCGGACCTGGAACTTTGTTAGTTTTACCTTTTATTGATATGTCTGATGCTATCAACGAACGAGGATTACCTGGAGGCCCTCAAGCTGCTCGTGCTGCTGTTAAATGGGCTCAAGATCATGTTGATAAAGACTGGAATCAGTGGACTGGTGATGATGCCACCTAA
- the LOC101209995 gene encoding uncharacterized protein LOC101209995, with product MASKLLSNRFRQLVLTSTATIRPTSFTTSFSFSSFRRVFSSKFSSPLSSSFGIDCSTAAPADIADVPEEVVKDYVDVVSPAVAVNSLAAEPVFPTLLQPRVVIYDGVCHLCHRGVKWVIKVDKYKKIKFCCLQSKTAEPYLRLSGLDREDVSHRFVFIEGHGSYHQASTAALRVLSYLPLPYSALSAFLIIPTPLRDSIYDTVARHRYDMFVKAEGCLVLQDEELLERFIDREELLNQRHQE from the exons ATGGCGAGCAAGCTTCTGTCGAATCGGTTTCGGCAACTAGTGCTCACATCAACGGCGACAATCAGACCAACCTCATTTactacttcattttctttttcttcatttcgaCGCGTATTCTCTTCTAAATTTTCGTCACCTTTATCGTCTTCTTTCGGCATCGATTGCTCTACTGCTGCACCTGCGGATATTGCCGATGTTCCTGAAGAAGTTGTTAAGGACTATGTGGACGTTGTTTCTCCTGCCGTTGCTGTGAATTCTTTGGCTGCCGAGCCCGTGTTTCCTACTCTCCTCCAGCCTCGAGTTGTTATCTATGACGGTGTCTGCCATCTCTGCCACCGCG GTGTTAAGTGGGTTATAAAAGTTGACAAATATAAGAAGATCAAGTTTTGCTGCCTTCAGTCCAAAACTGCTGAACCATACTTGAGACTGAGTGGCCTGGACAGAGAGGATGTTTCCCATCGCTTCGTGTTCATCGAGGGCCATGGTTCTTACCACCAAGCTTCCACAG CTGCTCTGAGGGTATTGTCCTATTTGCCTCTTCCTTACTCAGCCTTGAGCGCCTTCTTGATAATCCCAACTCCTCTTAGAGACAGTATCTACGACACTGTTGCCAGACATCGTTATGATATGTTTGTAAAGGCTGAAGGTTGCTTGGTTTTACAAGATGAAGAGCTCCTTGAGCGTTTCATTGACAGGGAGGAACTACTCAATCAACGCCATCAAGAGTAA